One genomic window of Mucilaginibacter sp. SJ includes the following:
- a CDS encoding mechanosensitive ion channel family protein, which translates to MNIENSLSPDLLTFSQRIPSFAWNLIIALVAVLVGLIIKFIITRLFKFYAKKTDASYSILRSILVNLGPAVAYFIPLFLFNILSPLMRMNPVYYRPLDKTFEILLTISFAGLLVRSVRILEDYIYHTYDLNKVDNLKERKVRTQIQFIRKIIVVTIIFLTIAIILLSFESMRKIGTGLLTGVGIGGIIVGFAAQSSLGNLLAGFQIAFTQPIRIDDVLVVEGEWGRVEEITLTYVVLKIWDERRLILPINYFIQKPFQNWTRTSADILGTVFLYMDHTAPINAIREEFERLIVKSNLWDKRVKVVQVTDVKEHTIEIRVLMSSRTSSDAFDLRCYIRENLVTFIQKNYPDSLPRSRNEISNLGELEKYVQPATGA; encoded by the coding sequence ATGAATATTGAAAACAGCTTATCCCCCGACCTGCTTACATTTTCACAGCGCATACCATCATTTGCCTGGAACCTGATCATCGCGCTGGTAGCGGTACTTGTTGGCCTGATTATAAAATTCATAATAACCCGGCTGTTTAAATTTTATGCAAAAAAAACAGATGCATCCTACTCAATCTTAAGATCGATACTGGTTAACCTCGGGCCGGCCGTGGCTTACTTCATTCCGTTGTTTCTATTCAATATACTTTCGCCATTAATGCGAATGAATCCGGTTTATTACAGGCCTCTTGATAAAACTTTTGAAATTTTACTTACCATATCTTTCGCAGGACTGCTTGTACGTTCGGTACGAATCCTGGAAGATTATATCTATCATACTTACGACCTTAATAAAGTGGATAACCTGAAGGAGCGTAAGGTACGTACCCAGATCCAGTTTATACGTAAGATCATTGTGGTGACAATTATCTTTTTAACAATTGCCATTATATTGCTCAGCTTTGAAAGTATGCGTAAGATAGGTACCGGTTTACTTACCGGTGTTGGTATAGGCGGTATCATAGTTGGCTTCGCAGCGCAAAGCTCATTAGGTAATTTGCTGGCCGGCTTTCAGATAGCTTTTACACAGCCTATTCGTATTGATGATGTTTTAGTTGTGGAGGGCGAATGGGGCCGCGTGGAAGAGATCACCCTTACTTATGTGGTTTTAAAGATCTGGGACGAACGGAGGCTGATACTCCCCATCAATTATTTTATTCAAAAACCCTTTCAGAACTGGACGCGGACATCGGCAGATATACTGGGCACTGTATTCTTATATATGGACCATACCGCCCCTATTAATGCCATACGCGAAGAATTTGAACGCCTGATAGTTAAATCAAACTTATGGGATAAGCGGGTTAAAGTAGTGCAGGTAACCGATGTTAAAGAACATACTATCGAGATAAGGGTGCTAATGAGCTCCCGCACCTCATCGGACGCATTTGACCTCCGCTGTTATATTCGTGAAAACCTGGTAACCTTTATTCAAAAGAACTATCCTGACAGCCTGCCCCGGTCGCGTAATGAGATCAGCAACCTGGGCGAACTTGAAAAATATGTTCAGCCTGCAACCGGGGCATAG
- a CDS encoding OsmC family protein, whose translation MEETGIELIETATAFIGLTQYQTVVNSGGHGLITDEPLEAEGSNTGMSPFSLLLASLASCTVITLRMYINRKTWPIEEIKADVEMFKTLSGTRIETKISFKGEVNNEQRDRLLKIANACPVHKILTGNIAISTNINP comes from the coding sequence ATGGAAGAAACCGGAATTGAGTTAATAGAAACAGCTACTGCATTTATAGGACTCACTCAATATCAAACAGTAGTTAACAGCGGTGGGCATGGCCTTATAACCGATGAACCCCTTGAAGCTGAAGGCAGCAATACAGGCATGAGCCCATTTAGCTTATTACTGGCGAGCCTTGCAAGCTGCACTGTGATCACCCTGCGCATGTACATTAACCGTAAAACCTGGCCTATTGAGGAAATTAAAGCCGATGTTGAAATGTTTAAGACTTTAAGCGGTACACGTATTGAAACTAAAATCAGCTTTAAAGGCGAAGTAAATAACGAACAAAGAGATCGGTTATTAAAAATAGCAAATGCATGCCCGGTACATAAAATATTGACCGGCAATATTGCTATCAGTACAAATATCAACCCATAA
- a CDS encoding efflux RND transporter permease subunit, with protein sequence MKDVKKEFGPSSWAIDNKTAIYVLMFLITALGLISYNRLPKENFPDIAQSKVFITTTFAGQSPQNIENLVTRQIEKQLKSLKGLKKVTSNSVQNVSIITAEFQANIDIKDAKIDVKDKIDQAKKDLPQNDNNYTDPVVSDINVADLPILYINISGNYDLKKLKEYADILKDEIESYKEISKVDEVGALTPEIQVNVDMNKMAAAQLSLPDISTAIGYENILSSTGTAKTDGVRRTIDIKQDFKNADEVAAMVIRNPKGQAVYLRDIAEVKDSFLEQESYARLKTNDNPNFKNVITLNVSKRAGENLIEASDKINELIKLKQRTVFPKGLDIVVTGDQSDKTRTTLNDLINTIVIGFLLVTVILMFFMGTTNAIFVALSVPLSCFIAFLVMPAIGFTLNMIVLFSFLLALGIVVDDAIVVIENTHRIFANGKVPIKEAAKMAAGEVFLPVFSGTMTTLAPFVPLAFWNSLIGHFMFFLPITLIITLLASLVVAYIINPVFAVDFMRPHHDGEHDNPKFDRPTKRAMIFLAIATVIGYLINVGFGNLMVLIMVLYLINHFFLLRVIDRFQKNAWPKFQNWYAKWLERAVHRPITVLAGTIGLFIFAIFLMAVRGKTPEFFPSGDPNFAYVYITLPIGTDQAYTNEVTKQIEKRVAQVVEPDKDIVSSVISNVTKGVTDPTDEDQGDYENKGKVTVAFVEFGKRNGKDTKKVLANIRAAVQGIPGAKIAVTQENSGPPVQKDISIEIVGDNLDTLVATGNRLKSYLAKQNIAGIENLIADVQSDKPEIVFDVDRERANREGVSSQQINQNLFTAIYGWKAADFRNTREDDYKIMVRTLPSQRSNIDEIKNLKITYRDMAMNGAIRQVPISAFTDVRYTTTYSNIKRKQQRRVLTLGSNVIKPNNPNEVNANILKAINNFKKPDNVIIRQGGGQEDQMEAMTFLLSALGVSFGLILIILMIQFNSIGKTLIIISEILFSIIGVLLGVTVFGMTMSIVMTGIGIIALAGVVVRNGILLVEFTDMLLEQGVSIHDAVVEAGHTRMTPVLLTATAAILGLIPLAVGFNIDFVGLFTHFEPHIHFGGDNVAFWGPLAWTMIFGLGFATIITLILVPCLYLIRYNLKARLYGKKSVEAKHVEVLETEAV encoded by the coding sequence ATGAAAGATGTAAAAAAAGAATTTGGCCCTTCAAGCTGGGCCATTGATAACAAGACAGCCATCTATGTGCTCATGTTCCTGATCACTGCGCTTGGCTTGATAAGTTATAACCGTTTACCAAAGGAAAACTTTCCGGACATAGCACAATCAAAGGTGTTTATAACTACAACCTTTGCTGGTCAGTCTCCCCAAAATATTGAGAACCTGGTAACACGCCAGATTGAAAAGCAACTGAAATCTTTAAAGGGATTAAAGAAAGTAACCTCAAACTCGGTTCAGAACGTTTCTATTATCACAGCTGAGTTTCAAGCCAATATTGATATCAAGGATGCAAAAATAGATGTAAAGGACAAGATTGACCAAGCTAAGAAGGATCTCCCGCAAAATGATAATAATTATACCGATCCCGTTGTTTCGGATATCAATGTTGCGGATCTTCCAATTTTATATATCAATATATCTGGTAATTATGACCTGAAAAAGCTAAAGGAATATGCTGATATATTAAAAGATGAAATTGAAAGTTACAAGGAGATTTCAAAAGTTGATGAAGTTGGCGCTTTAACACCTGAAATTCAGGTTAATGTTGATATGAACAAGATGGCTGCCGCACAACTCAGCTTGCCAGATATTAGTACGGCTATTGGTTACGAAAATATTTTATCGTCAACGGGTACCGCTAAAACTGATGGCGTTCGCAGGACTATCGACATTAAGCAGGATTTCAAAAATGCCGATGAGGTAGCTGCCATGGTGATCCGTAACCCAAAAGGGCAGGCTGTTTATTTGAGGGATATTGCCGAGGTTAAAGATTCATTTTTAGAACAGGAAAGTTACGCAAGATTGAAAACCAATGATAATCCTAACTTCAAAAATGTAATTACCCTCAACGTTAGTAAGAGGGCCGGAGAAAACCTGATTGAGGCTTCTGATAAAATCAATGAGCTGATTAAACTAAAACAGAGAACAGTATTCCCTAAAGGCCTGGATATTGTTGTTACAGGCGATCAATCAGATAAAACGCGTACAACGCTTAACGACTTGATTAACACCATCGTTATTGGCTTCTTGCTGGTTACCGTTATCCTGATGTTCTTTATGGGCACAACCAATGCCATTTTCGTAGCATTGTCGGTACCATTGTCGTGTTTTATCGCGTTCCTTGTGATGCCCGCAATTGGCTTTACGCTTAATATGATCGTGTTATTTTCGTTCCTGCTGGCATTGGGTATTGTGGTGGATGACGCCATCGTGGTTATCGAAAACACACACCGTATTTTTGCAAATGGAAAGGTGCCTATTAAGGAGGCAGCTAAAATGGCTGCAGGAGAAGTGTTCCTTCCTGTATTTTCGGGTACCATGACCACTTTGGCTCCTTTTGTGCCGCTGGCTTTCTGGAACAGTTTGATCGGGCATTTCATGTTCTTCCTGCCAATCACATTAATCATTACCTTACTGGCATCGCTGGTAGTTGCTTATATCATTAATCCCGTATTCGCGGTTGATTTTATGAGGCCTCACCATGATGGTGAACATGATAACCCGAAATTTGACAGACCGACAAAACGCGCCATGATATTTTTGGCGATTGCTACAGTTATCGGTTATTTGATTAACGTGGGCTTTGGTAACCTGATGGTGTTGATCATGGTATTATACCTGATTAACCATTTCTTTCTGTTGCGTGTTATCGATAGGTTTCAGAAAAATGCCTGGCCTAAATTTCAAAACTGGTATGCCAAATGGCTTGAACGTGCCGTACACCGACCAATAACCGTTTTGGCAGGTACTATAGGCTTATTTATTTTTGCAATTTTTCTGATGGCTGTGCGGGGTAAAACACCAGAGTTTTTCCCATCGGGCGATCCTAACTTTGCTTATGTGTACATTACTTTACCTATCGGTACCGATCAGGCTTATACCAACGAAGTAACTAAACAGATAGAAAAGCGCGTTGCCCAGGTAGTTGAACCCGACAAAGATATTGTGTCGTCAGTTATTTCAAACGTAACAAAAGGCGTTACCGATCCTACTGATGAAGATCAGGGCGATTATGAAAATAAAGGTAAGGTTACTGTAGCGTTTGTAGAGTTTGGTAAGCGTAACGGTAAGGATACAAAAAAAGTATTGGCCAATATTCGCGCGGCAGTACAGGGAATTCCAGGGGCAAAAATAGCTGTTACGCAAGAAAATAGCGGTCCGCCGGTACAAAAGGACATCAGCATTGAAATTGTAGGCGATAACCTGGATACACTGGTGGCTACCGGTAACAGGCTTAAAAGCTACCTGGCTAAACAAAACATTGCAGGTATTGAAAACCTGATTGCCGACGTACAAAGTGATAAACCGGAAATTGTGTTTGACGTAGATCGTGAACGTGCCAACCGAGAAGGGGTATCTTCTCAGCAAATCAATCAAAACCTGTTTACCGCTATTTATGGTTGGAAAGCGGCCGACTTTCGCAATACACGCGAAGATGATTATAAAATTATGGTAAGAACATTGCCAAGTCAGCGTAGTAATATTGACGAGATCAAAAACCTGAAGATCACCTACCGTGATATGGCGATGAATGGTGCTATACGCCAGGTGCCGATTTCTGCCTTTACTGATGTTCGCTATACAACAACGTATAGCAATATCAAACGTAAGCAGCAACGCCGGGTATTAACACTTGGCTCAAATGTTATCAAGCCTAATAATCCAAACGAGGTTAACGCTAATATTTTAAAGGCGATAAACAATTTCAAAAAACCGGATAATGTAATTATACGCCAGGGTGGTGGCCAGGAAGACCAAATGGAAGCCATGACTTTCCTGCTTTCTGCACTTGGTGTGTCATTCGGGCTTATTCTCATTATTTTAATGATCCAGTTTAACTCAATTGGCAAAACGCTTATTATCATCAGCGAGATCCTCTTTAGTATTATTGGTGTATTGCTGGGCGTTACCGTATTCGGCATGACAATGTCTATTGTAATGACAGGTATCGGTATCATCGCATTAGCAGGTGTGGTTGTTCGTAACGGGATCTTATTGGTTGAGTTTACCGATATGCTGTTGGAGCAGGGGGTAAGCATCCATGACGCAGTAGTTGAAGCTGGTCATACCCGTATGACACCTGTATTGTTAACCGCAACTGCTGCTATTTTAGGCTTAATACCTTTGGCAGTTGGTTTCAATATCGATTTCGTAGGCTTGTTCACTCACTTTGAACCGCATATCCACTTTGGTGGTGATAACGTTGCTTTCTGGGGGCCGCTGGCCTGGACAATGATCTTTGGTTTAGGTTTCGCTACCATTATTACCCTGATCCTTGTACCATGTTTATACCTGATCCGCTATAACCTGAAAGCAAGATTGTACGGCAAAAAATCGGTTGAAGCTAAACATGTTGAGGTATTAGAAACAGAAGCTGTCTAA
- a CDS encoding TetR/AcrR family transcriptional regulator, whose protein sequence is MAAVNDQQDIKREKILEASHQRFLHYGYSKTTMNEIAGDLSMSKALLYYYFPDKSQLYIAVMRKLATDYLKTLENRLNTFTNLKEAFTFQVNTHHEFIVNNYNFFDFFRLNEQNLPETIWQIVSEVHSAELNLLSNAIKSEVGKGAIKPVENPEEVVDVLMDALHGIRVGAISQKKTNFPRKEHLEEIHHKKLLLLDIFIKGLMY, encoded by the coding sequence ATGGCAGCAGTGAATGACCAGCAGGATATTAAAAGAGAAAAAATTTTAGAGGCCTCGCACCAGCGCTTTTTACATTACGGTTATTCAAAAACTACCATGAACGAAATAGCCGGCGATCTTTCTATGTCAAAGGCCCTGCTTTATTATTATTTTCCGGATAAAAGCCAGTTGTACATTGCTGTAATGCGTAAGCTTGCTACTGATTATCTTAAAACACTTGAAAACAGGCTAAATACATTTACCAATTTAAAAGAAGCTTTCACCTTCCAGGTAAATACCCATCATGAGTTTATAGTAAACAATTATAACTTTTTTGATTTTTTCAGGCTTAACGAACAAAACCTCCCCGAAACCATCTGGCAAATAGTTAGTGAAGTGCATAGTGCCGAACTAAACCTGTTGAGCAATGCTATTAAGTCGGAAGTTGGAAAAGGAGCCATTAAGCCTGTAGAAAATCCTGAAGAAGTTGTTGATGTATTGATGGATGCCTTGCACGGCATCAGGGTTGGGGCTATATCTCAAAAGAAAACCAACTTTCCGCGTAAGGAGCACCTGGAAGAAATTCACCATAAAAAACTCCTCCTGCTTGATATTTTTATCAAAGGATTGATGTACTAA
- a CDS encoding DUF4126 family protein, which produces MKLKTSKPLWPVIGLGTLAGMRTLSAPVVITHILSHRPSKQLEKSPLRFMQSTTAATVLKILSVTELIADKLPSTPNRIEPAGVAARCLSGALVGASIYKAVGGKTLTGAVIGGIAAIAATYGSYFLRKHTVKANHIADPVIGAIEDALVIGSGFGLSKLTYAPVAG; this is translated from the coding sequence ATGAAACTTAAAACATCAAAACCGCTTTGGCCTGTGATAGGCCTTGGTACGTTAGCCGGTATGCGTACCTTATCTGCCCCTGTTGTAATCACGCATATATTAAGTCATCGTCCGTCAAAGCAACTGGAAAAATCTCCGTTAAGGTTCATGCAATCAACAACCGCAGCTACTGTTTTAAAGATCTTATCAGTTACTGAACTCATTGCGGATAAATTACCCTCCACTCCAAATCGTATAGAGCCCGCCGGGGTAGCAGCAAGGTGCTTATCAGGCGCTCTGGTCGGCGCCAGTATTTATAAAGCTGTTGGAGGTAAAACATTAACCGGAGCGGTGATAGGAGGGATAGCGGCAATAGCAGCAACTTACGGGAGCTACTTCTTGCGAAAACACACAGTTAAGGCAAATCATATTGCCGACCCGGTAATTGGCGCAATTGAAGACGCTTTGGTAATAGGATCGGGCTTTGGCTTAAGTAAGCTAACCTATGCCCCGGTTGCAGGCTGA